In Streptomyces hawaiiensis, one genomic interval encodes:
- a CDS encoding 6-pyruvoyl trahydropterin synthase family protein, translated as MFSITVRDHIMIAHSFRGDVFGPAQRLHGATFLVDATFRREQLDEDNIVVDIGLATQELGAVVSELNYRNLDNEPDFAGVNTSTEFLAKVIADRLAERIHKGALGEGAKGIAGLTVTLHESHIAWASYERAL; from the coding sequence TTGTTCAGCATCACCGTCCGCGATCACATCATGATCGCCCACAGCTTCCGTGGCGACGTCTTCGGACCCGCGCAGCGCCTGCACGGGGCCACGTTCCTCGTGGACGCCACGTTCCGGCGCGAGCAGCTGGACGAGGACAACATCGTCGTCGACATCGGGCTGGCCACCCAGGAGCTCGGCGCGGTCGTCAGCGAGCTGAACTACCGCAATCTCGACAACGAGCCCGACTTCGCCGGAGTCAACACCTCCACGGAGTTCCTCGCCAAGGTCATCGCAGACCGGCTCGCCGAGCGCATCCACAAGGGGGCGCTGGGCGAGGGCGCCAAGGGCATCGCGGGCCTCACCGTCACGCTGCACGAGTCGCACATCGCCTGGGCGAGTTACGAGCGTGCGCTGTGA
- a CDS encoding glycosyltransferase family 4 protein, translating into MTDTTIERPEHMDPAPARLNYVPVQHASLKNAEIIPMSLRTVHFMLPGGIDDPTAPSGGNAYDRRLCLDLPGFGWQVTKHAVDGDWPRPGADARTELARTLSGLPDGAVVLLDGLVACGVPEIIVTEAERLRMAVLVHLPLGDETGLDAAVAAELDAKERAVLRAVPAVVATSDWAVRRLVAHHGLSPERVHVAAPGADIAPLAPGTDGVSRLLCVAAVTPRKGQHRLVEALAMVSDLPWSCVCVGALTQDPEYVAHLRSLIDKHGLQDRLELAGPKSGPALDAGYATADLMVLTSYAETYGMAVTEALARGIPVLATDVGGLPEAVGRAPDGGVPGILVPPENPAAIAAELRGWFGEADVRRRLKAAARSRRAALNGWATTAQSLAAVLRRLPTEPRRAA; encoded by the coding sequence GTGACCGACACGACCATCGAGCGGCCCGAGCACATGGATCCGGCACCGGCGCGGCTGAATTATGTTCCCGTGCAGCACGCCTCCCTGAAGAACGCCGAGATCATCCCCATGTCCCTGCGCACCGTGCACTTCATGCTGCCGGGCGGGATCGACGACCCGACGGCGCCGAGCGGCGGCAACGCCTACGACCGGCGCCTGTGCCTGGACCTGCCCGGCTTCGGCTGGCAGGTGACCAAACACGCCGTGGACGGTGACTGGCCCCGGCCGGGGGCCGACGCCCGCACGGAACTCGCCCGCACCCTGAGCGGGTTGCCCGACGGGGCCGTCGTCCTGCTCGACGGGCTGGTGGCCTGCGGCGTGCCGGAGATCATCGTGACCGAGGCGGAACGGCTGCGCATGGCCGTCCTCGTCCACCTCCCGCTCGGCGACGAGACGGGGCTGGACGCGGCGGTGGCCGCCGAGCTGGACGCCAAGGAGCGGGCGGTGCTGCGGGCGGTGCCGGCGGTGGTCGCCACCAGCGACTGGGCGGTCCGCCGCCTGGTCGCCCACCACGGTCTTTCCCCCGAGCGGGTCCACGTCGCCGCCCCCGGCGCCGACATCGCGCCGCTCGCGCCCGGTACCGACGGTGTGTCGCGCCTGCTGTGCGTGGCCGCCGTGACCCCGCGCAAGGGCCAGCACCGGCTGGTGGAGGCGCTGGCCATGGTGAGCGACCTGCCCTGGAGCTGCGTGTGCGTCGGCGCTCTGACCCAGGACCCGGAGTACGTCGCCCACCTGCGGTCCCTCATCGACAAGCACGGCCTTCAGGACCGGCTGGAGCTGGCCGGGCCGAAGTCCGGCCCCGCGCTCGACGCCGGCTACGCCACCGCCGACCTGATGGTCCTCACCTCCTACGCCGAGACGTACGGCATGGCGGTGACCGAGGCCCTGGCACGGGGCATCCCGGTGCTGGCCACGGACGTCGGCGGGCTGCCCGAGGCGGTCGGCCGGGCGCCCGACGGCGGGGTGCCCGGCATCCTCGTCCCGCCGGAGAACCCCGCCGCCATCGCCGCCGAACTGCGCGGCTGGTTCGGCGAGGCGGACGTACGACGCCGGCTGAAGGCCGCCGCCCGCAGCCGTCGCGCCGCCCTCAACGGCTGGGCGACGACCGCACAGAGCCTGGCCGCGGTACTGCGCCGGCTCCCGACCGAACCCCGGAGGGCCGCATGA
- a CDS encoding class I SAM-dependent methyltransferase, whose protein sequence is MTNPATTTQQSGAIPAQPGPREVMGMTDGVIPGAAPSGRSGLGQATEAVLPGVGAGGDSGARQAGNAVIPGLGSSVEFAPGQVSGGVIPGAGPSGKPGSRPTVKLREANPDDPPRYAPEWLELREPADAAARAHDLLDPLRIRLANLPGKSGGVVIHDLGCGTGSMGRWLAPRLDGAQHWILHDRDPYLLHFAAVSSPRSAADGSRVSVETRRGDVARLTPDALQGASLVTASALLDVLTRQEIDTFAAACAGAGCPALLTLSVAGRVELTPSHPLDAEIAQAFNDHQRRDGLLGPDAVTAAAEAFSEHGATVRLHPSPWRLGPEQAALTEQWLRGWVGAAVEERPELRAEADVYLTNRLTACAAGELRVTVHHVDLLALSRPAGGAS, encoded by the coding sequence ATGACGAACCCGGCGACGACGACCCAGCAGAGCGGGGCGATTCCGGCACAGCCCGGGCCGAGGGAGGTCATGGGGATGACGGACGGCGTGATTCCGGGCGCGGCTCCCAGCGGGCGGTCCGGGCTGGGGCAGGCCACCGAGGCCGTGCTCCCGGGCGTGGGTGCCGGCGGCGACTCCGGAGCGAGGCAGGCCGGGAACGCCGTGATCCCCGGTCTCGGCTCCAGCGTGGAGTTCGCTCCGGGGCAGGTTTCCGGGGGCGTCATCCCCGGCGCCGGCCCCAGCGGCAAGCCCGGCTCGCGGCCGACCGTCAAGCTGCGTGAGGCCAACCCGGACGATCCGCCCCGGTACGCGCCCGAGTGGCTGGAGTTGCGGGAGCCGGCCGATGCCGCCGCGCGGGCGCACGACCTGCTCGACCCGCTGCGGATCCGGCTCGCCAACCTGCCCGGCAAGTCGGGCGGCGTCGTCATCCACGACCTGGGCTGCGGAACCGGCTCGATGGGCCGCTGGCTCGCGCCCCGGCTGGACGGCGCCCAGCACTGGATCCTGCACGACCGCGACCCCTACCTGCTGCACTTCGCCGCCGTCTCCTCCCCGCGCTCGGCCGCCGACGGCAGCCGGGTCTCCGTGGAGACGCGGCGTGGTGACGTCGCCCGCCTCACCCCGGACGCCCTGCAAGGGGCGTCCCTGGTCACGGCGTCCGCCCTGCTGGACGTCCTCACCCGCCAGGAGATCGACACCTTCGCCGCCGCGTGTGCCGGAGCCGGCTGCCCCGCCCTGCTGACGCTGTCCGTCGCCGGGCGCGTGGAACTGACCCCGTCGCACCCGCTGGACGCGGAGATCGCCCAGGCGTTCAACGACCACCAGCGCCGCGACGGCCTGCTCGGCCCCGATGCCGTCACGGCGGCTGCCGAGGCGTTCTCCGAGCACGGCGCGACCGTACGGCTGCACCCGAGCCCCTGGCGGCTCGGCCCCGAGCAGGCCGCGCTCACCGAGCAGTGGCTGCGCGGCTGGGTCGGCGCCGCCGTCGAGGAGCGCCCCGAGCTGCGGGCCGAGGCCGACGTCTACCTGACCAACCGGCTGACGGCCTGCGCCGCGGGCGAGTTGCGCGTCACCGTCCACCACGTCGACCTCCTGGCCCTGTCCCGCCCGGCGGGCGGAGCGTCATGA
- a CDS encoding creatininase family protein: MSDLVPADTTEDVRTRGSGVSRQVAVLPVGSFEQHGPYLPLATDTLVACAVAREIAGAYPVHLLPPVTISCSHEHAAWPGTVSISSVTLHAVVRDIAASLRRSGVDALVLVNGHGGNYVLGNVVQESSARGERMALFPAAEDWEAARERAGVVTSLLTDMHAGEIETSILLHAHPEMLRPGYETSDFVADDRRHLLTLGMSGYTDSGVIGRPSLGSAEKGKELLASLADSFGAYFSMLASDE, encoded by the coding sequence ATGAGTGATCTGGTGCCGGCGGACACCACGGAAGACGTACGGACGCGGGGCTCCGGTGTCTCACGGCAGGTCGCGGTGCTTCCCGTGGGGAGCTTCGAGCAGCACGGTCCGTACCTCCCGCTGGCGACCGACACGCTCGTCGCCTGTGCCGTCGCGCGGGAGATAGCCGGCGCGTACCCGGTGCACCTCCTTCCTCCGGTGACGATCTCGTGTTCGCACGAGCACGCGGCCTGGCCGGGGACCGTCAGCATCTCCTCGGTGACCCTTCATGCGGTGGTACGGGACATTGCGGCTTCGCTGCGCCGGTCCGGGGTCGACGCCCTGGTGTTGGTCAACGGGCACGGCGGCAACTACGTGCTGGGCAACGTGGTTCAGGAATCCTCCGCCCGCGGCGAGCGGATGGCGCTCTTCCCGGCCGCGGAGGACTGGGAGGCGGCGCGCGAGCGGGCGGGTGTGGTCACCTCGCTGCTCACCGACATGCATGCGGGGGAAATAGAAACCTCCATCCTTCTGCACGCTCATCCCGAAATGCTCCGACCCGGTTATGAGACCTCCGATTTCGTCGCTGACGACCGGCGTCATCTGCTCACCCTCGGCATGTCCGGCTATACCGATTCCGGTGTCATCGGCCGTCCTTCGCTGGGTTCGGCGGAAAAGGGGAAGGAACTCCTGGCGAGCCTGGCGGATTCCTTCGGGGCGTATTTCTCGATGCTGGCCTCCGACGAGTAG
- the ribA gene encoding GTP cyclohydrolase II has product MTEKIGVLGKKSAQRTGVERVVNAPLPTVYGKFQAVGYLDHDRGDEQVALVHGEIGTDDVLIRLHSECLTGDAFGSQHCECGDQLDAALRAVVAEGAGVVVYLRGHEGRGIGLLAKLRAMALQAEGLDTVEANLALGLPVDARDYGVAARILKDLGVRSVRLMSNNPRKREALVDHGIEVAEQVPLLIPPCENNITYLRTKRERLDHHLPHLDAVVSSS; this is encoded by the coding sequence ATGACAGAAAAAATTGGCGTACTCGGCAAGAAGTCGGCGCAGCGGACCGGCGTGGAACGCGTCGTGAATGCGCCCTTGCCCACCGTGTACGGGAAATTCCAGGCGGTCGGCTACCTGGACCATGACCGCGGTGACGAACAGGTGGCGCTGGTCCACGGAGAGATCGGCACGGACGACGTCCTCATCCGGCTGCACTCGGAGTGCCTGACCGGCGACGCCTTCGGCTCCCAGCACTGCGAGTGCGGCGACCAGCTCGACGCCGCCCTGCGCGCGGTCGTCGCCGAGGGCGCCGGTGTCGTGGTCTACCTCAGAGGGCATGAAGGCCGCGGCATCGGCCTGCTCGCCAAACTGCGCGCGATGGCCTTGCAGGCGGAGGGCCTGGACACCGTCGAGGCCAACCTCGCTCTCGGCCTGCCGGTGGACGCCCGTGACTACGGCGTGGCGGCGCGGATCCTGAAGGACCTGGGCGTGCGGTCCGTCCGCCTGATGTCCAACAACCCGCGCAAGCGCGAGGCGCTGGTGGACCATGGCATCGAGGTCGCCGAGCAGGTGCCGCTGCTGATCCCGCCGTGCGAGAACAACATCACCTATCTGCGCACCAAGCGGGAGCGCCTCGATCACCACCTGCCCCACCTGGACGCGGTGGTCAGCTCCTCCTGA
- a CDS encoding saccharopine dehydrogenase — protein sequence MTELRLWLRHEARTTERRTPIVPDDARRLVGHGVELTVEESPQRVFPIEEYEAAGCRVAPAGSWVTAPRDAVVLGLKELPDDPAELTHRHIFFGHAYKGQPGAADLLGRFAAGGGALFDLEYLVDDTGRRLAAFGFWAGYLGAALAVLRHRGRLRAPLTPTTKEDLDETLKPAAADAGFTGLVIGALGRSGRGARTAFAAAGVDPTCWDLAETRDLDRPALLRHDVMVNAVLATTPVPPFLRERDLDTPDRRLRTLCDVTCDVGSPLNVLPVYDDTTDWDEPVRRLRDEPPLDLIAIDNLPSLLPLESSADFSAALLPHLLDFGVSGAWGRCLDRFRDASRAHGLVKGESHDH from the coding sequence ATGACCGAGCTCCGACTGTGGCTGCGCCACGAGGCCCGCACGACCGAGCGACGCACTCCGATCGTGCCCGACGACGCCCGGCGGCTCGTCGGGCACGGAGTGGAACTGACCGTCGAGGAGTCCCCGCAGCGGGTCTTCCCGATCGAGGAGTACGAGGCGGCCGGCTGCCGCGTCGCCCCCGCGGGCTCCTGGGTGACGGCCCCCCGGGACGCCGTCGTGCTCGGCCTGAAGGAACTGCCCGACGACCCGGCCGAGCTGACGCACCGGCACATCTTCTTCGGCCACGCCTACAAGGGCCAGCCGGGAGCGGCGGACCTGCTGGGCCGGTTCGCCGCCGGGGGCGGGGCCCTGTTCGACCTGGAGTACCTGGTGGACGACACCGGGCGGCGCCTCGCCGCCTTCGGTTTCTGGGCCGGCTATCTGGGCGCGGCCCTGGCCGTGCTCCGGCACCGGGGCCGGCTGCGGGCACCGCTGACGCCGACCACCAAGGAAGACCTGGACGAGACGCTGAAGCCCGCCGCCGCCGACGCCGGGTTCACCGGCCTCGTCATCGGCGCCCTGGGCCGCAGCGGCCGCGGCGCCCGCACGGCCTTCGCCGCCGCCGGCGTCGATCCGACGTGCTGGGACCTCGCCGAGACCCGGGACCTGGACCGCCCCGCCCTGCTGCGGCACGACGTGATGGTGAACGCGGTGCTCGCCACCACCCCCGTCCCGCCCTTCCTCCGCGAGCGGGACCTCGACACCCCCGACCGCCGCCTGCGCACCCTGTGCGATGTGACCTGCGACGTCGGTTCCCCGCTCAACGTCCTTCCGGTGTACGACGACACCACCGACTGGGACGAGCCCGTACGGCGGCTGCGCGACGAACCTCCGCTCGACCTCATCGCCATCGACAACCTGCCCTCCCTGTTGCCGCTGGAGTCCAGCGCCGACTTCTCCGCCGCCCTGCTGCCCCACCTGCTCGACTTCGGTGTCTCCGGGGCCTGGGGGCGCTGCCTGGACCGGTTCCGCGACGCGTCCCGCGCACACGGCCTCGTCAAGGGGGAGTCCCATGACCACTGA
- a CDS encoding saccharopine dehydrogenase family protein — MTTEPAAASGTVHWIGAGLSTGSGLAALCDTAERVRLWHRTEARAADALGRLGLAGRAEPRAYTLSALASALVPGDVVVSMLPAPEHAPLLAECVRQGAHFACSSYVSEAVLEQVPAAGKAGLVVLTEAGLDPGIDHLFAHALVARAREAIGDGTPASYSLTSYCGGVPAVPNAFTYRFSWAPAGVLGALRSPARYIEGGVRTVAERPWEATRRRVVDGETFEVYPNRDSVPFVAQYGLPDAWTPRTFVRGTLRLEGWLRAWDGVFEELKAGDDARIAALAQELAATYPTTDDDHDRVVLAVSLDVRAESGRSWKGGYLLDLVGDAEESAMARCVSRTLALGVRHVLDGSLPPGLNRAAGTAARSEQWLRELAREGVEFALRVDR; from the coding sequence ATGACCACTGAACCGGCGGCGGCGAGCGGCACCGTCCACTGGATCGGCGCCGGACTGTCCACGGGCAGCGGTCTCGCCGCGCTGTGCGACACCGCCGAGCGCGTCCGGCTCTGGCACCGCACCGAGGCCCGCGCCGCCGACGCCCTCGGCCGGCTGGGCCTCGCCGGCCGGGCCGAGCCCCGCGCCTACACGCTGTCCGCGCTCGCCTCCGCACTCGTGCCGGGCGATGTCGTGGTGTCGATGCTGCCCGCACCGGAGCACGCCCCGCTGCTCGCGGAGTGCGTACGCCAGGGGGCGCACTTCGCGTGCTCCAGCTATGTGTCGGAGGCTGTGCTGGAGCAGGTGCCCGCCGCCGGGAAGGCCGGGCTCGTCGTCCTCACCGAGGCAGGGCTCGACCCGGGCATCGACCACCTCTTCGCCCACGCCCTGGTGGCCCGGGCCCGGGAGGCGATCGGCGACGGGACGCCCGCCTCATACAGCCTCACGTCGTACTGCGGCGGAGTCCCCGCCGTCCCGAACGCCTTCACGTACCGCTTCAGCTGGGCGCCCGCGGGTGTCCTGGGCGCCCTGCGCTCCCCGGCCCGTTACATCGAGGGCGGGGTGCGGACGGTCGCCGAGCGGCCGTGGGAGGCGACCCGGCGCCGCGTCGTCGACGGGGAGACCTTCGAGGTCTACCCCAACCGTGACAGCGTCCCGTTCGTCGCGCAGTACGGGCTGCCGGACGCCTGGACACCGCGGACGTTCGTACGCGGCACCCTGCGTCTGGAGGGCTGGCTGCGCGCCTGGGACGGAGTCTTCGAGGAGCTCAAGGCCGGCGACGACGCCCGGATCGCCGCCCTGGCCCAGGAGTTGGCCGCCACCTACCCGACCACGGACGACGACCACGACCGGGTCGTCCTCGCCGTGTCGCTGGACGTGCGCGCCGAGTCGGGGCGGTCGTGGAAAGGCGGTTACCTCCTCGACCTCGTGGGCGACGCCGAGGAGAGCGCGATGGCCCGCTGCGTCTCGCGGACCCTCGCCCTCGGCGTCCGCCACGTCCTGGACGGCTCGCTGCCGCCGGGCCTGAACCGCGCCGCCGGGACAGCGGCCCGGTCCGAACAGTGGCTGCGGGAACTCGCCCGGGAGGGGGTCGAGTTCGCGCTCCGCGTGGACCGGTAG
- a CDS encoding serine hydrolase domain-containing protein, which translates to MAQLRQEVDPGEAGLDPQVLGRLDRHFARLVDDGSLPGFLVSVARGGRVAHLTTHGRRDIAAGLPVEPDTLWRVYSMTKPVTAVAALLLVEEGRLSLDDPVADHLPAFADPRVYVGGSGADVETRPADGPILVRHLMTHTSGLTFGFYHAHPVDALYREANLESSVPPGANLAETIEVYASLPLQFEPGTEWNYSVASNVLGRIIEVVSGQPLDAFCAERIFGPLGMTDAGFHVTDAQAPRLSEMYGEKEGGGIEPIPGLPLRGRPRFLSGSGGMVCSAHDYHRFMELLRRRGELDGVRLLAPRTVDLMTRNHLPGGADLRTFGSRPAHDEPGNEGLGFGLNCSVVIDPSRTLAPSGHGTFGWSGVATTTFWVDPGRDLTVQFMTQVRPKTPHSIFKDLKRMVHEALSD; encoded by the coding sequence ATGGCACAGCTGCGACAAGAGGTCGATCCGGGTGAGGCCGGGCTGGATCCGCAGGTGCTGGGCCGCCTGGACCGGCACTTCGCCCGGCTGGTCGACGACGGGAGCCTGCCGGGCTTCCTCGTGTCCGTCGCCCGGGGCGGACGCGTCGCCCACCTCACGACGCACGGCCGGCGCGACATCGCGGCCGGGCTCCCGGTCGAGCCGGACACGCTGTGGCGGGTCTACTCCATGACCAAGCCCGTCACCGCGGTCGCCGCGCTGCTGCTGGTGGAGGAGGGCCGGCTGTCGCTGGACGACCCGGTCGCCGACCATCTGCCCGCCTTCGCCGACCCGCGGGTCTACGTCGGCGGCTCCGGGGCGGACGTCGAAACCCGCCCGGCCGACGGTCCGATACTCGTCCGGCATCTGATGACCCATACCTCGGGTCTGACCTTCGGCTTCTACCACGCCCACCCCGTCGACGCCCTGTACCGCGAGGCCAACCTGGAGTCGTCGGTGCCGCCGGGCGCGAACCTGGCCGAGACCATCGAGGTGTACGCGAGCCTGCCGCTGCAGTTCGAGCCGGGCACCGAGTGGAACTACTCCGTGGCCAGCAACGTCCTGGGCCGGATCATCGAGGTCGTGTCCGGGCAGCCGCTCGACGCGTTCTGCGCCGAGCGGATCTTCGGGCCGCTCGGCATGACGGACGCCGGCTTCCACGTCACGGACGCGCAGGCGCCCCGGCTGTCCGAGATGTACGGGGAGAAGGAGGGCGGCGGCATCGAGCCGATCCCCGGGCTCCCGCTGCGCGGCCGGCCGCGGTTCCTGTCGGGCAGCGGCGGCATGGTGTGCTCCGCCCACGACTACCACCGCTTCATGGAGTTGCTGCGCCGCCGGGGCGAACTCGACGGCGTGCGGCTGCTCGCCCCGCGGACCGTGGACCTCATGACCCGCAACCACCTGCCCGGCGGTGCCGACCTGCGGACCTTCGGCAGCCGCCCCGCCCACGACGAGCCCGGCAACGAGGGGCTCGGCTTCGGCCTCAACTGTTCCGTGGTGATCGACCCGTCCCGCACCCTGGCGCCGTCCGGGCACGGCACCTTCGGCTGGAGCGGCGTGGCCACGACGACGTTCTGGGTGGACCCGGGCCGCGACCTGACGGTGCAGTTCATGACCCAGGTACGGCCCAAAACCCCCCACTCGATCTTCAAGGACCTCAAGCGGATGGTCCACGAGGCCCTGTCGGACTGA
- a CDS encoding MFS transporter — MSVPATPQGPAAPPGQPRKAATAAWIGSALEYYDFFIYGSAAALIFPEVFFDESDPATATLLSLATFGVAYAARPIGALFLGHFGDRAGRKKIMVFTLMLMGLSTFLIGCLPTRDQVGGLAPVLLVLCRVLQGISAAGEQASANSMTLEHAPPGRRGFFTSFTLSGTQGGQLLATLVFIPVAALPEDQLLSWGWRLPFWLSVGVAVVGYVIRRKLDETPAFAQQAAEEGVAKLPLVILLREHWADVLRVIAGALVASVSTIFTVWALAYATSDAVGMSRTAMLWVGALANVVALAAIPLWATLSDRIGRRPVFLIGAVGSAVTMFLYLWAVSTGSYPLTFLTGIVCFGVVYSAANGVWPAFYGEMFATRVRLSGVAIGTQIGFAAAGFAVTFAARIAGPGGDDWSAVALFTAALCVPPVVAAMSARETHRVPTELLGERTGPGAVQPEKVTA, encoded by the coding sequence GTGTCCGTCCCTGCCACGCCCCAAGGGCCAGCCGCCCCACCCGGTCAGCCCAGGAAAGCCGCGACCGCCGCCTGGATCGGCAGCGCCCTGGAGTACTACGACTTCTTCATCTACGGCAGCGCCGCCGCGCTGATCTTCCCCGAGGTGTTCTTCGACGAGTCCGACCCGGCCACGGCGACCCTGCTGTCGCTGGCCACGTTCGGCGTCGCGTACGCCGCGCGCCCGATCGGCGCGCTGTTCCTGGGCCACTTCGGGGACCGGGCCGGCCGTAAGAAGATCATGGTCTTCACGCTGATGCTGATGGGTCTGTCCACGTTCCTCATCGGCTGTCTTCCCACCCGGGACCAGGTCGGCGGCCTCGCCCCGGTATTGCTGGTGCTGTGCCGGGTGCTGCAGGGCATCTCGGCGGCGGGTGAGCAGGCCAGCGCCAACTCCATGACGCTGGAACACGCGCCACCGGGCCGGAGGGGCTTCTTCACCAGCTTCACCCTCAGCGGCACGCAGGGCGGCCAGCTGCTGGCCACGCTGGTCTTCATCCCGGTCGCCGCGCTGCCCGAGGACCAGTTGCTGTCGTGGGGTTGGCGGCTGCCGTTCTGGCTGAGTGTCGGGGTCGCCGTCGTCGGCTACGTCATCCGCCGCAAGCTGGACGAGACGCCGGCCTTCGCCCAGCAGGCCGCCGAGGAGGGCGTGGCCAAGCTGCCGCTGGTGATCCTGCTCCGCGAGCACTGGGCGGACGTGCTGCGGGTGATCGCGGGCGCGCTGGTCGCCTCGGTCAGCACGATCTTCACGGTGTGGGCGCTGGCGTACGCCACCAGCGACGCGGTCGGCATGTCGCGCACGGCCATGTTGTGGGTGGGCGCCCTGGCCAATGTCGTCGCGCTCGCCGCGATCCCGCTGTGGGCGACGCTGTCCGACCGGATCGGGCGCCGCCCGGTGTTCCTGATCGGCGCGGTGGGCAGCGCGGTGACGATGTTCCTGTACCTGTGGGCTGTCTCCACCGGCTCGTATCCGCTGACGTTCCTGACGGGCATCGTCTGCTTCGGCGTGGTCTACAGCGCCGCGAACGGGGTGTGGCCCGCCTTCTACGGCGAGATGTTCGCGACCCGGGTCCGGCTGTCCGGGGTGGCCATCGGCACGCAGATCGGTTTCGCGGCGGCCGGGTTCGCGGTGACGTTCGCGGCGCGGATCGCGGGGCCGGGCGGGGACGACTGGTCGGCGGTGGCGCTGTTCACGGCGGCGTTGTGCGTGCCGCCGGTGGTCGCGGCGATGTCGGCGCGGGAGACCCACCGGGTTCCTACGGAGTTGCTGGGGGAACGCACCGGACCCGGAGCCGTCCAGCCGGAGAAGGTGACGGCCTGA
- a CDS encoding TetR/AcrR family transcriptional regulator, with amino-acid sequence MTSVEEPARPGERIRDAARTRAEILDVATQEFARAGYDGARVDEIAARTRTTKRMIYYYFGGKEQLFTAVLERAYGVIREAEQQLDVDHLDPVAAIRRLAELTFDHHEQHPDFIRLVSIENIHEAQHIAGSEKLGRIGSPALDVIRRILASGQESGLFTADVDAVDLHAMISSFCFFRVSNRHTFGALFGRDLLDRAQRAHYRAMLGDMVIAYLTAERTAD; translated from the coding sequence ATGACCAGCGTCGAAGAACCGGCACGTCCCGGCGAGCGCATCCGTGACGCCGCCCGCACCCGGGCCGAGATCCTCGACGTCGCCACGCAGGAGTTCGCACGGGCCGGCTACGACGGGGCCCGGGTGGACGAGATCGCCGCCCGCACCCGCACCACCAAGCGGATGATCTACTACTACTTCGGCGGCAAGGAGCAGCTGTTCACGGCCGTGCTGGAGCGCGCGTACGGCGTGATCCGGGAGGCCGAGCAGCAGCTGGACGTCGACCACCTCGACCCCGTGGCGGCCATCCGGCGCCTGGCCGAGCTGACCTTCGACCACCATGAGCAGCACCCGGACTTCATCCGCCTGGTCAGCATCGAGAACATCCACGAGGCGCAGCACATCGCCGGCTCCGAGAAGCTCGGCAGGATCGGCTCCCCCGCCCTGGACGTGATCCGCCGGATCCTGGCGTCGGGTCAGGAGTCGGGGCTGTTCACGGCCGACGTCGACGCCGTCGACCTGCACGCGATGATCTCCTCCTTCTGCTTCTTCCGGGTCTCCAACCGGCACACCTTCGGCGCCCTGTTCGGCCGCGACCTGCTCGACCGGGCGCAGCGCGCGCACTACCGCGCGATGCTGGGCGACATGGTGATCGCGTACCTCACGGCGGAGCGAACGGCGGACTGA
- a CDS encoding shikimate dehydrogenase, with the protein MPKESYLVGLIGSGIGPSLSPALHEREAGRRGLRLVYRLIDIDMLGVPPEAVGDLLRAARDLGFDGLNITHPCKQLVIEHLDALAPQAEALGAVNTVVFEDGRAVGHNTDVTGFAASFARGLPDAPLERVVQLGAGGAGAAVAHAMLTLGAERVTVVDALPERAAALAGSLNRTFGQGRAAAASAGRQPELLARADGIVHATPTGMAAHPGLPLPAELLHPGLWVAEVVYRPLETELLRTARGLGCATLDGGGMAAFQAADAFRLFTGREPDAARMLADLTGLAGAVGASN; encoded by the coding sequence GTGCCCAAAGAGTCGTATCTTGTCGGACTGATCGGTTCCGGCATCGGCCCGTCGCTCAGTCCGGCGCTGCACGAGCGGGAGGCCGGCCGGCGGGGCCTGCGCCTGGTGTACCGGCTGATCGACATCGACATGCTCGGAGTGCCGCCCGAGGCGGTGGGCGATCTGCTGCGGGCCGCCCGCGATCTGGGCTTCGACGGACTCAACATCACACACCCCTGCAAGCAGCTCGTCATCGAGCACCTGGACGCGCTCGCCCCGCAGGCCGAGGCACTGGGCGCGGTCAACACGGTCGTGTTCGAGGACGGCCGCGCGGTCGGCCACAACACGGACGTCACCGGCTTCGCCGCGTCCTTCGCGCGCGGGCTGCCCGACGCCCCGCTGGAGCGGGTCGTACAGCTGGGCGCCGGCGGTGCGGGCGCGGCCGTCGCACACGCCATGCTCACCCTCGGCGCCGAGCGGGTCACCGTCGTCGACGCCCTGCCCGAGCGGGCCGCGGCCCTGGCCGGCTCGCTGAACCGGACCTTCGGGCAGGGGCGCGCGGCCGCCGCCTCCGCCGGCCGGCAGCCGGAACTCCTCGCGCGGGCCGACGGCATCGTCCACGCCACCCCCACCGGCATGGCCGCCCACCCCGGCCTGCCCCTGCCCGCCGAGCTGCTCCATCCGGGGCTGTGGGTGGCCGAGGTGGTCTACCGCCCGCTGGAGACCGAACTGCTGCGTACCGCCCGCGGCCTGGGCTGCGCGACCCTCGACGGCGGCGGCATGGCCGCCTTCCAGGCCGCCGACGCGTTCCGCCTGTTCACCGGGCGGGAACCCGACGCCGCGCGGATGCTGGCGGACCTGACCGGACTGGCCGGGGCCGTCGGGGCTTCGAACTAG